In the genome of Corythoichthys intestinalis isolate RoL2023-P3 chromosome 19, ASM3026506v1, whole genome shotgun sequence, one region contains:
- the tmem63a gene encoding CSC1-like protein 1, which yields MSSWWWDQWSLLSPNGTVGSSGLDNKACFNSSTNTVLKGGQFGGVPVVLLLNFSFFLVLLIVFSIIRRKFWDYGRLALVADNEGVTESGHQRYRHMSSCVSTGEDLEYEMGFCSWLPFILRMDDEKIKARCGSDAVHYLSFQRHLVILLLVITVTSLAIIMPVNLTGDLLGNDPRSFGRTTIGNLQKGNNWLWLHTVFAVLYLGLTVVLLRRHTSQMKGMGQDTARNTLFVTSVPKTATEENVKTHFIEAYPTCQVCAVNIAYDVAKLMHLDKERVRAGKNLRYYERVLEKTGQRGKIYPRMCSYLCCCANCEKVDAIEYYSTKEKDLLEEVRQQVEVVPQRPLGLAFVTLQTEAMAKYILKDFNALECGNRSCCCGREPQPSSNSASLKVRKWRVSFAPHPKNLYWDHLSVQGFSWFMRYIMLNFLLFFLLTFLTTPTIIINTMDKFNVTMPLYYLNSPIISQFFPTFLLWCFSALLPTIVYYSTLGEAHWSRSSEQLSMMHKLYFFLLFMVLILPSLGLTSLALFFRWLFDKEFLTDGKTRFECVFLPDQGAFFVNYVIAAALVGSAMDLLRLPGLLLYTIRLAIAHSAAERKYVKQNQAYEFEYGAMYGWILCVFTVIMAYSVICPIIVPFGLLYMTLKHLVDKHNLYFAYLPTRLNRQVHLKAVNQALAAPIICLIWLYFFSVLRTGFRTPTSLFTLVVLVITVFICLSYTCFGHFKYLSPHNYVVKEEDEDTTAAGEDNTMVYLPRVLNPKSSAGTPKFAPTHQSYGSTEDSQECSTSSVEGDVTKKQSV from the exons ATGTCGTCCTGGTGGTGGGATCAGTGGTCCCTGTTGAGCCCAAACGGTACCGTTGGTTCTAGCGGCCTTGACAACAAGGCCTGCTTCAACAGCTCAACGAATACGGTCCTGAAGGGAGGTCAATTTGGGGGTGTGCCTGTTGTGTTGCTGCTCAACTTCAGCTTCTTTTTG GTGTTGCTGATCGTGTTCTCAATCATACGGAGGAAGTTCTGGGATTATGGACGTCTTGCGCTTGTTGCAGACAATGAAGG GGTCACTGAGTCAGGACACCAACGTTATAGACACATGTCGTCTTGCGTGTCGACCGGAGAGGACCTCGAGTACGAAATG GGCTTCTGTTCATGGCTGCCTTttatcctcagaatgga CGACGAAAAGATAAAAGCCAGATGCGGCAGCGATGCCGTTCACTACTTGTCCTTTCAGCGACATCTGGTCATCCTGCTGCTGGTCATTACGGTCACCTCCCTCGCCATTATAATGCCTGTCAACCTGACGGGTGACCTGCTGG GCAACGATCCGCGGAGTTTTGGAAGAACGACAATTGGGAATCTTCAAAAGGG AAACAACTGGTTGTGGCTTCACACAGTGTTTGCTGTCCTCTATCTTGGCCTCACTGTTGTTCTGCTGCGGCGCCACACATCGCAAATGAAAGGCATGGGCCAAGACACA GCCAGAAACACCTTGTTTGTAACATCTGTCCCTAAAACGGCGACAGAGGAGAACGTAAAGACGCATTTCAT AGAGGCGTACCCCACCTGTCAAGTGTGTGCGGTCAACATTGCCTATGATGTGGCCAAGCTCATGCACCTTGATAAGGAAAG GGTTCGAGCTGGGAAAAACCTGCGTTACTATGAGCGTGTCTTGGAGAAGACAGGGCAGCGAGGAAAAATATATCCCCGCATGTGCAGTTACCTTTGTTGCTGTGCCAACTGTGAAAAA GTGGACGCGATCGAGTACTACAGCACAAAAGAAAAAGATCTGCTggaagaggtgcggcagcaggtGGAAGTGGTGCCACAGCGCCCCCTGGGGCTTGCCTTTGTCACTTTGCAAACTGAGGCCATGGCTAAGTA CATTCTAAAAGACTTCAACGCACTCGAATGCGGAAATAGAAGTTGCTGTTGCGGCCGAGAGCCTCAGCCTTCGAGCAACAGCGCAAGCCTCAAAGTGAGAAAGTGGAGGGTCAGCTTCGCACCCCATCCCAAAAACCTTTATTG GGACCATCTATCCGTGCAGGGCTTCTCCTGGTTCATGCGCTACATAATGCTCAACTTCCTGCTATTCTTCCTGCTCACCTTTCTTACAACGCCCACCATCATCATCAACACCATGGACAAGTTCAACGTCACCATGCCCCTCTACTATCTGAAT AGCCCGATTATCAGTCAGTTCTTTCCCACGTTCCTGCTGTGGTGCTTCTCCGCACTGTTGCCCACTATTGTCTACTACTCCACGCTGGGGGAGGCACACTGGAGCAG GTCCAGCGAGCAGCTGAGCATGATGCACAAGCTATACTTCTTCCTGCTATTCATGGTGCTCATCCTCCCGTCGCTAGGACTCACCAG TCTCGCCTTGTTTTTCCGCTGGCTATTTGACAAAGAGTTTCTCACAGATGGGAAGACGAGGTTTGA ATGTGTGTTCTTACCTGACCAAGGGGCGTTTTTCGTCAACTACGTGATCGCAGCCGCCCTGGTGGGCTCGGCCATGGATCTGTTGCGGCTTCCTGGTTTGCTGCTTTACACCATCCGCCTAGCAATCGCACACTCGGCCGCTGAAAGGAAATACGTCAAACAG AACCAAGCCTATGAGTTTGAATACGGCGCAATGTATGGCTGGATCCTTTGTGTGTTTACTGTCATCATGGCATACAGTGTCATTTGTCCCATTATTGTGCCTTTTG GTCTCCTATACATGACACTGAAGCACCTGGTGGACAAGCACAACTTGTATTTCGCCTACTTGCCAACACGTCTTAACCGCCAAGTCCACCTGAAGGCAGTTAATCAAGCTCTGGCCGCACCAATCATTTGCCTAAtatggctttatttcttttccgtCCTCAGAACAG GTTTCCGGACACCCACTTCCCTTTTTACACTTGTTGTGCTCGTCATCACAGTCTTCATCTGCCTCAGCTATACCTGTTTTGGCCATTTTAAATACCTCAGTCCACATAATTATGTG gttaaggaagaagatgaggacACAACTGCGGCTGGAGAGGACAACACCATG GTTTACCTTCCCAGAGTGCTAAATCCTAAATCCTCAGCAGGGACTCCAAAGTTCGCGCCGACCCATCAGTCGTACGGTTCCACAGAGGACAGCCAAGAATGCAGCACCAGTTCTGTAGAGGGCGAcgtcacaaaaaaacaatccGTGTAA